The proteins below come from a single Cinclus cinclus chromosome 23, bCinCin1.1, whole genome shotgun sequence genomic window:
- the LOC134052795 gene encoding probable glutamate receptor, with amino-acid sequence MDKGLHFTICVVTAVLLLRESSQAGAGRNDDAVSKGTDSRGAGEGLPTLTVTTILEDPYVMVRGAELEGYCMELLGALAGMLRFQYRVKVVGDGQYGAVAAGGNWTGMIGEILRREADIAVAPLTVTSAREEVVSFTTPFLQTGIGILLRKDTASQDVSFFHFLSPFSKETWTALLFAYLLTCFCLFLVARLSPCEWNEPKNEENHFTFLNSLWFGAGALALQGATPRPQALSVRVIAVVWWLFTLALLAAYIANFTALLSSGSEQLPIQTFEDLVKQRNLEFGTLEGSSTFYYFKNSKNPIHQMIYEYMEKRREHVLVKTYQEAVQRVMDSNYAFIGESISQDLAAARHCNLIRAPEVIGARGFGIATAQASPWTKPLSIAVLKLREAGDLDYLRNKWWESSCLRQSRDRWGPLQPPALGGLFLTLGIGLTLGILAALAELSSSSRRAAAHAKKSCCSVFTEEICTRLRIKGTARQSQETSGKANA; translated from the exons GGCACAGACTCACGGGGAGCAGGCGAGGGTCTTCCAACCCTGACTGTCACAACGATCCTG GAGGATCCGTACGTGATGGTgcggggagcagagctggagggatactgcatggagctgctgggagccctgGCGGGGATGCTGCGCTTCCAGTACCGGGTCAAGGTGGTGGGGGACGGCCAGtatggagctgtggctgctggtggCAACTGGACTGGCATGATCGGGGAGATCCTCAGGAGG GAAGCTGACATTGCAGTGGCTCCACTGACTGTCACCTCAGCCAGGGAAGAGGTGGTGTCCTTCACCACGCCCTTCCTGCagactgggattgggatcttGCTCCGCAAGGACACGGCCTCCCAGGACGTGTCTTTCTTCCACTTCCTGTCTCCTTTCAGCAAGGAGACCTGGACTGCCCTTTTATTCGCTTACCTGCTCACATGCTTCTGCCTCTTTCTTGTTGCCAG ACTGAGCCCCTGTGAATGGAATGAGCCAAAGAATGAAGAGAACCACTTCACCTTCCTGAACAGCCTCTGGTTTGGAGCAGGAGCACTGGCCCTGCAAG GTGCCACCCCCCGGCCCCAGGCCCTCTCAGTGAGGGTCATTGCTGTGGTCTGGTGGCTCTTcaccctggccctgctggccgCCTACATCGCCAACTTCACGGCCCTGCTGAGCTCCGGCAGCGAGCAGCTCCCCATCCAGACCTTCGAGGACCTGGTCAAGCAAAGGAATCTGGAGTTTGGGACACTGGAGGGCTCCTCGACTTTCTACTACTTCAAG AACTCCAAGAACCCCATCCATCAGATGATCTATGAGTACATGGAGAAGAGGCGGGAGCACGTCCTGGTCAAGACCTACCAGGAGGCCGTGCAGCGTGTGATGGACTCCAACTACGCCTTCATCGGCGAGTCCATCTCGCAGGACCTGGCGGCCGCTCGCCACTGCAACCTCATCAGGGCCCCCGAGGTCATCGGGGCCCGCGGCTTCGGCATCGCCACGGCCCAGG CATCCCCCTGGACCAAGCCTCTGTCCATCGCCGTGCTCAAGCTGCGCGAGGCGGGTGACCTGGACTACCTGCGGAACAAGTggtgggagagcagctgcctgcGCCAGAGCCGGGACCGCTGGGGGCCCCTGCAGCCACCGGCACTGGGGGGGCTCTTCCTCACCCTGGGCATCGGCCTCACCCTCGGCATCCTCGCTGCCCTGGCCgagctctccagcagcagccgccGCGCGGCCGCGCACGCCAAG aaatcGTGTTGCTCTGTTTTCACAGAAGAGATCTGCACTCGTCTACGCATCAAAGGAACTGCCAGACAAAGCCAGGAGACATCAGGGAAGGCAAATGCTTAA